AAACTTCTCAACAAATTCGACTTACAGACGAACAATAGATTTCGATCTCCGTGGAAGTTTATTTTGGTTTCTTCAGAAGAATTCTGTGCATTAGAAGCTACATTATTCGCAAAACTCGGCAATTAAATCACCGTTATTTCCAGAACACGCTTCAGTTTCACGTGGTCACGAGCGGCTAGTAAAATTCTTAAGAATCCATAAATTGCGCCGCAGAGAGAAATATCCGACTAACGAGTGCacgtttattataaatcataaAGATAATTACGTTAAGAGTCGCTATGCCAGCTCATTAGGTCGCAAAATATCTTGTCGCGTCGTTTTTTTTCATTAGCCGTTCTACGGCTAAAAAAGATCCCCAAGGCTATCTAGTCGAGACAGAGGGGAAGCCGGCATAGAAAACAATTTGGACGGTGGATCCTGGTCGGCCGCCTTAATTAGTTTCACCGAAGATTACCAATCAACAATTTCGGAATCACGGCGCTACGATTCCCAATCTCTCCTTGATGTCCCCTACTTAAATGTAATTCGACCGTTTTTCTTACGCTACAAAACATATAATTCTACTATCTCATTATTATTCTTTAGGGTTCATCAAAAGTTTTTATCGGGATGTTAAAGAATCTTTAATTAACATCACGGCGACTaaaaacattttcggtttcTTAATTACATAAATCGATATGAAACATCGTAATTAAGTAATGAAATAACAGAtggtcgattatacgaataaaCCACCTTACAAGAAAATCCTGGAGAGTAacatttactttaaaaaaacaaaGCTAATAATTCACAGGATCGAAGATGCATGCAAGTCAAAGAGATTTCTTTCAACCCTTAGACCGAActtacaaccacgagacccgAAAGAAACGGTTAAATCTATTACACGTTCGGGGCTCGATCATGATTATGGTTCCGAGGAAAAAGGTCTGCGatgaaaggaaaaggaaaaaaggagagacCAGGCAGATAAATGTGGCGAAGGGAAAGGACAAAAGGGAGGAGGGGGTAGAAAGGGATAGAAAACATTTTGTAGGCTCGATGGGCCAGGTTGCAGGTAGGCAGTAGACCCTCAAATCGGTCAAAAAATGAGGGGGCACGCAATATACTTTCGGAGCGGTGTGTCACGTCCCTTCATGCTCACGAACTCGTTTAAGATGTTCGCTTGCTCTATGGTCTGACCGTCTGGCAAGAAAGCGATTTGTGGTTGATAATCGCGATTAAATTTCCGTTCTAACTAATTTTAATGATTTCGTCCCGCCATTAGTTGATTTCGTTCTCGTTCCTGATCCCGTGAACGAACGTAGATTTTAAAGACTGATTTGAAGTTTACGCTAAGCTTCaaacgacaaaaaaaaaaaaaaaaaaatcaatggAGCGACAGAACCACCAGCTCGAGACTAGTtgatttaaataaagttaACTCTAATTGAACGTTCATAATCTCTGAAATGTATTTCAGCAGAAAGATCTTGTGTATCATTTATGATCTTGATTAAACCAGATACACGTTTGAACCTTAATGAAAAGTATGTAAGAAGGTTGAAGCTTTGCCTAGATATCTTTCCAagaatttccttctttcatcAGCCTATCTAGGAAGGAACGGTTCTTTCGAAATCACGAATGCCAAGAGGGTCTTGCTCTGTAACGATTCACCGACCGGAACGCGGCTTGTTTCACTTTGTACGTGGTGCATCGTGAAACTTGCCACGTCCTATAATAATAGTTGCAAAGCCAGGTAAAAGCAGTCGCGGCAAAACCTATGAGCGCGACGAGGAATAATAAAGTGGAAGGGAAGTCTTCGTGGAATTCCTTATCTCGAGGATGTTCATCTTCTGCCGGAGAAGCGAAGGAAGAGAGTAGGAACGAAACAAAGGCGGCTGATATGTCCAGACACGTTATcggaatattaatattcggCCTCTTTACATTTCTGTTGGTAGTATGAAAAGCCGGCGCGCCACCCTGGTGACAATCGATCGTCCGTGGTGAAAACGTAGAACGAGAAAAATCGCCGTGCCGCTTCGAATGTAATGGGATACTTCCTGATGCACGCCGGTGATAATTCTTCCCGACATCGTCTCTTTGGAGAGATCTTTGGGACTCGAGGATGTCTTCGGATTTCGAACTTTGTTTCGCCACTCTTGTCCTGCTAGTTTCTCTCCGTCTTAAATCCATAAATCCGATAGACGTAGTCtcccttttcttttgttccaataatttgaagaaaattgtcTGGAACTGTATATGTTGAACGCACTTTCTTCCCCAAGGACTAAGAATTGTCCAAACATGCGTATTACGATACcttgtttcaatatttaatttcttgatAGATAAATCTTCGTACAAGAGGTTTCACGAGTCTATTTCCTGAAAGAAAGTTTGTAAGAGGAGAGCAAAGTTCAACCATGAGGAATTCAAAACCACTCAGTCGCCTCGAGCAATTGGATACAAATCCAAAGAGTCGTACTTTCCCATCTATGAAAAAGTAAACTTGTGCATTTTGTGCAGTTAATACGACATTGTATTTCGTACATTGTctctttatttcaataatgtttcgaaattattccatattttggaaaaattacgGAATGTTATGTAAATTACACAAATCTAAAATATAAGCAAAATAAGTTAAAAGGTAAACGAACTAACATAGAATAGAATCAAATGCATTCAATTAGCGGTACGTTTTCCAATTCGAGAGCTACGATAGAACATACTTTTCTAGAATATATAATAGAGAAGCATTGGCAGCATGCACATTCCGAATAGGAAGTCCCATCATGCGTGACCCTGAGTTCTTAATGTTGATTTTTTTACTTAACATGGTTCTATCTCTCCAGCTACCGTAGTCCTTTGCTTCTTTAGAAGGAATTTCATGCAGCTGCACGTGTGTCAATATTCTACGTAGCCCACTctacgaataataaattatttataaacagGATCAAGAGGAACGTATTGAAGTGAAaatgaaactttgaaaaaGGTTTGCCTTTGTTCAGCTATAAGAAAGAGCATCTACTTACTCTGAAAATTGATTCTTTGATATAACGTCTAGGTCTAGAACGGTCACGTTTTGTCTCTCATAGAAGAGGAGTTTGTCAGCAGGGGTGCAACGATTGCTTGTCTTTCATCGAGCTAATAAGAAACCTGTATTCGAATTCTTTGAATACATAGCTCTAAAACTAAAAAGTACAGGCCCCGACCACTTATTTTAAGCTGACTACCCACATGACGATAATTATGTATCACAGAAAGTTCTCTTGACGTCTCGTTTCAATGGAGGGACACACATTTTCTTAAACGATTTCTTTCTTGGAGAATATCGCGTTAGAACATCGAAGTGCTTCTTCTCTCTCCAGAAAGCGCTCGAGTACCCTTCAACCTCGTTTCGTAAGTGTGTGCAGGCTGCAAGTCATTTGGTCGAGCATCCCCCGAGATCTGTCAGCCGTCGGTAGGACGTGATAATGCGTAGCGACGGTTGTTGAATTCACGTACACGGCGACGTATGGTTGATCTCATATTTTGGCCGACAGCTCCTATTTCTTCCGTGGTGGAGACATCGATACGTGTGTGTAGAGACTGCGGTAGGCCTCGTTAAGAAGGCGTTGCGATGAAGAAATCGCGGCACGGCTCAAGACGTTCCTTTAATTTTGGACAAGTTTCGGGACTCTGCTTCTGGTAACTTGATCGTGAATTTTTCCCCGCTTTTTTACAATGTATTATTTCTTTAGCGACTGATAGCGGTTTCTAAGATTTCTAACGTAGATGACTCTCGAAACGTCAAGTATTTACGATACAACTTGCAAAAGTGCCGTTGTGTAAGATGGATTACTAGCCCGGACCAACTTTCTCTCTGAGaattatactatttctttgtgAACCTGTTTCGAGAACGCGGCTATTACGCGTCGTACATTTTGCGCAATCGAATTTAAACGCCCATAAACAAATCTAAATAGTCGAATGCCTATGCTTCTATTACTCGCTATATCAATTACCAATAAATGGAGTACGCAGTTCGATAACTGTTCTAGGATAATTGATGTGtatagataaaaaagaatcttACGCTATTTACTAATCAATATCTTTTGTAACAAGTCACTTATTCACGCAGGTACTATCATCATTGTAAATCTAATCTCATTCACGCGTTACATAAATCCTAAATATACTTTCAGATTCGGAACaatatatactaatattttatcaCGATTTGTTTCAAATAGAATCTAATCATGTATGAGTAAGCAatcgaaattaataaacaaatgacTGAGCAAATACAAACAACGAAATATCAGTTTGTAGGTAAAGATGACACAGACGAAATTCGTAAAGTCGCTGATATCGAGGAGGAAATCTCACGCAGTCAACGCTGATGGCTGCCTGTTGGCCTCGTTGTTATTCGTCGAGTTCGCTTGTTCCATGCTCTTGTCTTTGGACCGATCTGTCGCCTCAACCGCCGTCGTTTCTTCCTCCCTTTCCAGATCGACGTAATAAACGTACCTTGCCGCGTAGCAGAGCAACAGCATCTCGATTAGCATCAAGGCATTGTAGGTAACTGAAATCGGACAGAAGAAAGTAACAGTTCTCGTTTCTTTATCTGGCCTCACGTATGGAAATGTTATGGGAGCCTCGTGTTCTTTCATCGTGCTCCATGTGTTCTCAGACCAGTTGCACTGTTGCTCGCCGTCGACGAAATTTGAATTCATATTCAaaagatttctttctttcaattcGAATGTTACACGTAGAGTGTCCAACTTGTACGCAAGTACCTCATGTTTCTAGTTTCGCGGtgatttttttaaacgatttaagaaaaaattaaaaaactgtACACGTATTTGTTATTATCGGTTTTTCAGGCgaagaatacaaaaaaaaaaaggttacCATTGGCGTAAATTTGTGGCGTGATTGGTGGATTGCAAGGAAATAGGCCTGTTTGCGGTAGGCTCTTCACGATGAACGCTTGTAGCTTTGAAAATAGCAGAACCATCTGGGATACTGTGGTCTTGCGGTGTAGTTTCGCCTCTATGAAATCAGCAGCAAGTTAAAAACGAGTATATCTATCAACACTACAACAGCAGAGGACAATGGGACTTTCCAAGAACTTGGAAATTGCTTTCCCTCGCAAGTTACTTGTGTGGTCTTTCACGCGATAATTGCTAACCTTAAAAGAAGGGAATCGTTCTGGTTCTATTATCGTATCCACTCAGGccaacgtttttttttttttctcacaaTTGCCGACaatttataacatgtaactTCAACTTATAAAATCgagtttaaaaattgttgagTGCTTTTTTCAAAGGGACACGAAGTTAAGGATATGATTCGAAGAAATGgctaaaaattgttttataatcGTCCTTCTGTATAATTTCGCTCACTGGAGAGAGATAGCAGGGAAAGATTATGCTTGGAGAGCCGTCCTCTCAATTAAGTATGCACAATTTTTACCTGGAGCGACTTCCTGCAGACTCTTCATGGTAACAGTCAGTCCGTATATTCCCAGAAATATGCTGATCACTGTGAATGGCTGGAGATAAATTCCATATTGCGTTGTCAGAGTAGGCTCTTCGATCGACATAAAGAGAGATATGCAATAAATCAGTCCCTAGAACCGATAGACACAAACTTGTTAATACACTGGTACACTTCTTCGGAATGATCTAAttgatgtttaaaaaaaaaacgaatgcTAATCGCAAACCTTCGTGGATACTAAGAAATGAACATTTGACGAGCTCAGGCAAATACTTTTTACGAGACGAGAACGGTTCCGAGCATGAGCGTAAAAAGTCAAggtggaaaagaagaaataaccTGAATAATAGGAAGTTGCAGGACTAGTAGTCGGAGCCAGGACAAATTAGCGTCGGTCATTTCAAGATTTGGAAAGGGCAGACAGGGCCAGCAGCAACAGGGACCAACTCGTAATATTAATGGTGGCGTCTCTGTGACCTTTTTACGTCCTATGTAGACCAGTAACAGATACAGTCGATACAGGGCTATCGTTAAAAAGATTTGAGTTACAGCTTCCGATAGCAACTGAGTcctagaaataattaaaatattgttagcATTGCCGGAATATAAAATAGCTTGTgtataatttcaaatgttATTTGTATGCACGAATGCAGAGTGCAGTTTGTTCTGCACCGGAGCACGCtcgaattgaaaatttagattttccCTAACGACGTGAAAAATGCGTTCGAAACACGTTGGAAATATCAATGGATATTCTTGATGATGGAATTTTCGTGTCGGTGTCCTAGCCTCGTTTGCATTATCGAGAGGACCCATCAAATTTTAGACGTCGACAGCGCAGGTGTGACACGGCCATCGAAGCAGGGATTATCTCGGAAAATCGAGATCATTAGCTGGGACTCGGAActgctcttttattttatggtCGTTAAAAAAATGTCTGAAACGTACTACCCCTTTGTATCGCCTATTGTGCGAAATTCGATCGCGTCttcacttttttcttttctaatttatctTAAATTTATCCTAATTGGACGTTTCGATTTATCTTATTGTGAATCTCAGCTAAAATTGGCCTATTTTATGTTACGTTATGTTATCACTTTTCAAGtttcttcatttatttttcctaggaaatttatttcgtcTTCGAGAAGGTTGTGTTTGATACTTTTTTAAAGATCGGCTTATATAATGATTTTCAATACACGTACATTGCTATACCAAAAAATTGAATGTCATAGTAAATAATTTACGTTACAAAATCTatcactttttaaaatatttttcgatggATAGAAGTGCAATGGTAAATAAACTCGTTTACCTTGGCATTCCAAGAGCTGTAAGACTACAGACACTTGCTACAGGATACACTGAGAGGATCATGATGCTGTTCGTTTTGTAGGATCTTGTTTCCTTTTGGTAGAAAATATTGTGGAAAGCATCCATGGCGAAGTATAGCGTCAAAGTGGAGAGTATGGTACCAAAGCTCAATAAACCTATACCAAACACATTTAAACctaaaaaaggaaataggTATAGAATATGacataaaaaaatgaataaacagTGCTTCTGACTAGCCATTAAATTCAGCAAACTTTGCTCAGATAAACAAAGAATTGCGAAAGtattaatagaattttctaCGTCTAGAAGAAATTCAAGATCTTGTCGCGACTGATTATTTGcattatgataataatagCGATTACACATATTTGTCCATTGCAGTTGATATCGATTAGCACAATACATGAGCTATATCATAATGGAAGCGATAATAGCTTATAAAACTTAGATGATAAGCAGGGATGATTGACCTGGAATAGGATACGGATACACATTATAAATACTAGGTTCTATTTTCGCAGCATCTGATAGTGCAATTTTAACGCGATTTGCTAGACGTGTTAGAAAAACATAAGATAAAAAAGTTCATGGACTCGTAGAACGTGGTCAATCAATATCTCTCGCTCAAATGGTTAGATATCAGATGGTAGCTTTATGTTTCTTTAAGAGTTTCTTGCATCATAAAGATTAAGAAACTGGCTGTTACAGAGACGTTACGCAGTAAAGTGTACAATATATTATCATTCGGAAATTGGAATACCATTTTCTTTTATGATTTCTCGGACGTGATTTCTCAAACaggaaaaatgttttttttttttttataagaaatatacgaTAGAAAGTATAGTAGGTTTAAGGATACTCGTTACGCAATGTTTGAGTATAGTATAGAATCGTACTGTGTTATAAATTTCTACATACTATGCAGTGTTACATCTCTACAGTGTATCGTAATTACAAAAGGAGATTGCCTTGCGACCCCCAGCTTGATTGGAGGACAAGAttcaacaaaaaatatttaattccagACAATGTGACGCACTTACAgttataatttgttttataatatatacattttcatattcATAATGCGTGAActgagaaagaaataattttcttcgtttattttatgtcaacgatatattttattttcatactaGCGAAAGTTAATATCACTCCCTGGCTTGGTCAAATATGTAATTTCCAGAAAGTGTGTTCATTATTAATTTCCGttgtataatttgttattatttggaTATCTTCATTTGGATGAACTTtttctaaattgaaatttatgtcGTCTGAATTGTTCCTATGAAGATATCTGTACAGTATCTGGTTAGTATTCTTCGTTAGTACTCAGGTCATACATAATAATCGTTTAGGAGGAAGTTTCCCGAGTTTACTGTGTACTAACATATTTAACCTAACATATATTACAATCCTCGTGTAAAACTTTCACCGACGCTTCGCTTCCGCGCATGCTCCGTAGATCAGAGCACGTGAAAGGTTCGACGTCAATTCGGCTGAATAAAGCGTCgcaatatgtataattattggAAGTAATCGATAAAATGTTGTATGCTAAGACAAATTCAGACATTTTCCAGAATTTAACAAAGAGAAAGttattttcgtgaaaattgTTACATAAACGTGCTCGTGTTCGACGCGAAGCATTGTTTGAAACGCTATAGTAAAACGTTTGCGTACTGTTTCAGAATATTTCGTGGTTTACTCTCTAACGACGCCAACAGCCATAATGTAGTCATGCTTCTCAGCTAAATTGTCGTAATCTCTCTgcattaataaaatcatattaaaatacagaaaaataatgttgcaatttcaaattaaaattttagatttagTTTCTCCTTTAAACTTTCACATGTCATATCGTCGACattaatgatataaaattaacgtCAAACAGCAGTCAaccgaattatataattatcgatACATAGAAAAATGTCATTGACGATTTAATAAGATCAACCAGTCTAGAACGacgaaaaaattatataattgataGAGGATCGATCTTTGTAAGAAAAAACTTACTTTCTATGTTCTCTATCGCAGAGGGCACGTAATTGTGATCGCAGCTTAGGTTCCTGAAGGAATTGTCCAAATTGTTGAATTCAATCTCCATTTTGGAAATGCCGGGGCCGTTTGCAACGCGGTTTCAGCTCACACTTTCGATCCTTTCTTCTTCGAGGGACTTCTATTTGTAAAACTCGTCAACGGGAGAGGCGAACTGACGCGGCGGTCGTAGAGTTTTGAAAACGACAAGAGTGACGAAGCTGCATTAACTGGCGAGCAGTGAGAGTGAGTTCCCCACTTTTACCTCTATTGAATCGTATTTGTTACAACGAATGGACAGAAAAATCAATAATGTTGTGTTTAACAGTATTTTGTTGATATTTCTTATCTGTCTTTCTTATCATCGACCACACCTTGgcacaattattttatatttttctttttccttataTTTTCTGTTACCTCTTTCTTTACTTTCCAAAGATTATGTAAGAATTAAGAGTCCAGACTTcggaataaataattttgaaaaattgaaatcatATGCATTCATGTACCAATGAATACATATCGTATTCTGGTGAAAGTGAAA
This genomic window from Bombus fervidus isolate BK054 chromosome 5, iyBomFerv1, whole genome shotgun sequence contains:
- the LOC139987049 gene encoding organic solute transporter subunit alpha encodes the protein MEIEFNNLDNSFRNLSCDHNYVPSAIENIESLNVFGIGLLSFGTILSTLTLYFAMDAFHNIFYQKETRSYKTNSIMILSVYPVASVCSLTALGMPRTQLLSEAVTQIFLTIALYRLYLLLVYIGRKKVTETPPLILRVGPCCCWPCLPFPNLEMTDANLSWLRLLVLQLPIIQGLIYCISLFMSIEEPTLTTQYGIYLQPFTVISIFLGIYGLTVTMKSLQEVAPEAKLHRKTTVSQMVLLFSKLQAFIVKSLPQTGLFPCNPPITPQIYANVTYNALMLIEMLLLCYAARYVYYVDLEREEETTAVEATDRSKDKSMEQANSTNNNEANRQPSALTA